In a single window of the Rhodamnia argentea isolate NSW1041297 chromosome 2, ASM2092103v1, whole genome shotgun sequence genome:
- the LOC115734611 gene encoding transcription factor MYB80-like, with the protein MGRIPCCEKDNVKRGQWTPEEDKKLASYIAQHGTRNWRLIPKNAGLQRCGKSCRLRWTNYLRPDLNHGEFSEAEEQTIMRLHAVLGNRWSIIAAQLPGRTDNDVKNYWNTKLKKKLSGMGIDPVTHKPFSHLMAEIATALPPPHVAHLAEAALGCFKDEMLHLLTKKHVNFQLQQSNAPQGTGTSTCLTTESNEKEDPVDKIRLGLSRAILEPDMLPPTKPWEPMGVPAMNFIGECSGFPPSTSDFEYDHSGFGNKGDGSPWNPSMCTGSTCTVGDQQGRLDGIIEEENEEESKGEKDLGSGSSIFNSNCILWDLPADDLMNPIM; encoded by the exons ATGGGGCGCATTCCTTGTTGTGAGAAGGACAATGTCAAAAGGGGACAATGGACCCCTGAAGAAGACAAGAAGCTCGCCTCTTACATCGCCCAGCACGGAACCCGTAACTGGCGCCTCATTCCCAAAAATGCCG GGCTGCAGAGATGTGGAAAAAGCTGTAGGCTGCGATGGACTAACTACCTTCGACCGGACTTGAACCACGGTGAATTCTCAGAAGCAGAGGAGCAAACCATCATGAGGCTCCATGCTGTCCTTGGTAACCG GTGGTCAATAATTGCAGCCCAGTTGCCCGGTCGCACGGACAATGATGTCAAGAACTACTGGAACACGAAGCTGAAAAAGAAACTTTCAGGAATGGGAATCGATCCAGTTACTCACAAGCCATTCTCCCACCTCATGGCTGAGATTGCTACGGCACTGCCCCCACCGCACGTGGCCCATCTCGCAGAGGCAGCCCTTGGCTGCTTCAAAGATGAAATGCTTCACCTGCTGACCAAGAAACATGTCAACTTCCAGCTCCAACAATCCAATGCACCACAAGGGACCGGTACATCCACTTGTCTCACCACTGAAAGTAATGAGAAAGAGGACCCTGTGGATAAGATCAGGCTGGGCTTATCAAGGGCCATTCTGGAACCTGACATGCTGCCTCCAACCAAGCCATGGGAGCCAATGGGGGTGCCTGCAATGAACTTCATAGGAGAATGCAGTGGCTTCCCTCCATCTACCTCAGATTTTGAGTATGACCATTCAGGGTTTGGCAACAAAGGGGATGGATCACCTTGGAACCCAAGTATGTGTACCGGAAGCACGTGCACTGTGGGGGACCAACAAGGCCGGTTAGATGGAATAATCGAGGAAGAGAATGAGGAGGAGTCCAAGGGAGAGAAAGATTTAGGAAGCGGATCCAGCATATTCAACTCGAACTGTATTTTATGGGATTTACCAGCAGATGATCTCATGAATCCCATCATGTAA